A single region of the Leisingera thetidis genome encodes:
- the fabA gene encoding bifunctional 3-hydroxydecanoyl-ACP dehydratase/trans-2-decenoyl-ACP isomerase, which produces MADYPSSFDKDELLKCARGELFGPGNAQLPAPPMLMMDRITEISGDGGEHGKGHVIAEFDITPDLWFFDCHFPGNPIMPGCLGLDGLWQLTGFNLGWRGWQGRGYALGVGEVKLTGMVRPDRKMLTYRVNFTKAVQTRRLTMGVADGIVEADGDVIYQVKDMKVALSES; this is translated from the coding sequence ATGGCCGATTACCCCAGCAGCTTTGACAAGGACGAATTGCTGAAATGCGCGCGGGGCGAGCTGTTCGGACCGGGCAACGCGCAATTGCCGGCCCCGCCGATGCTGATGATGGATCGCATCACCGAAATTTCCGGTGACGGCGGCGAGCACGGCAAAGGCCATGTGATCGCCGAATTCGATATCACCCCGGACCTGTGGTTCTTTGACTGCCATTTCCCCGGCAACCCGATCATGCCCGGCTGCCTGGGCCTGGACGGCCTGTGGCAGCTGACCGGCTTCAACCTGGGCTGGCGCGGCTGGCAGGGCCGCGGCTATGCGCTGGGTGTCGGCGAGGTGAAGCTCACCGGCATGGTGCGTCCGGACCGCAAGATGCTCACCTACCGCGTCAACTTCACCAAGGCGGTGCAGACCCGCCGCCTGACCATGGGCGTCGCCGATGGCATTGTCGAGGCTGACGGGGATGTGATTTATCAGGTCAAGGATATGAAAGTGGCCCTGTCCGAGAGCTGA
- a CDS encoding ExbD/TolR family protein produces MDLTDPPRRPRAESIVPMINVVFLLLIFFLMTSRLSQPEPFDVTPPDASAESEPEADPVLFISAGGRLHFDGAEGDAAIARLATAGADSPAVQLRADAGLEAGTLARVLRQLAEAGLSRAELVVRQP; encoded by the coding sequence ATGGACCTGACAGATCCGCCCCGCCGCCCCCGGGCGGAATCCATCGTGCCGATGATCAATGTGGTGTTCCTGCTGCTGATCTTCTTCCTGATGACCTCGCGCCTGTCGCAGCCGGAACCGTTCGACGTGACCCCGCCGGACGCGTCCGCCGAAAGCGAACCGGAAGCGGACCCGGTGCTGTTCATCAGCGCTGGCGGCCGGTTGCACTTTGATGGCGCCGAAGGCGACGCGGCCATCGCCCGGCTCGCCACGGCCGGGGCAGACAGCCCGGCGGTGCAGCTGCGCGCCGATGCCGGGCTGGAGGCCGGCACCCTGGCCCGCGTTCTGCGCCAGCTGGCCGAAGCCGGGCTCAGCCGCGCCGAACTGGTGGTGCGCCAGCCATGA
- the irrA gene encoding iron response transcriptional regulator IrrA, whose product MTPNSEDAATRWLTEAGLRPTRQRVALAELLVGDGKHRHITAESLFESAKKNGAAVSLATVYNTLRAFCDAGVLQEIPLDGSKSYFDTNTHDHPHFFWEDEGRVSDAPAQELVIHKLPEAPEGMEIASVDVVIRLRKV is encoded by the coding sequence ATGACGCCAAACAGCGAAGATGCGGCCACACGCTGGCTGACAGAGGCCGGGCTGAGACCCACCCGGCAGCGGGTGGCGCTTGCCGAATTGCTGGTCGGCGACGGCAAACACCGCCATATCACCGCTGAAAGCCTCTTCGAGTCGGCCAAGAAAAATGGCGCTGCAGTATCGCTGGCCACCGTCTACAACACGCTGCGCGCCTTCTGCGATGCAGGCGTGCTGCAGGAGATCCCGCTGGACGGCTCCAAGAGCTATTTCGACACCAATACCCACGACCACCCGCATTTCTTCTGGGAGGACGAGGGCCGGGTCAGCGATGCCCCCGCCCAAGAACTGGTGATTCACAAACTGCCGGAAGCCCCCGAGGGGATGGAGATCGCCTCAGTCGATGTGGTGATCCGCCTGCGCAAGGTCTGA
- a CDS encoding ABC transporter ATP-binding protein, producing the protein MPATARLRAEDLSVAYGRTPVLDRLSAAIPDGALTVIAGPNGCGKSTLLRTLARLQRAGSGQAVLDGKAIHSQRSRSVAQRLAILPQSPSAPEGLTVGDLAARGRTPYQSALRQWSRQDAAAVAQALELTGMTALAGRPLDSLSGGQRQRAWIAMALAQDTGILLLDEPTTYLDLPHQIELLKLVQKLNRETGRTVAMVLHDINLAARFASHVIALKDGRVHCQGAPEEVVTEAVMQSVFGLACQIITDPVHGNPHVIPL; encoded by the coding sequence ATGCCCGCAACCGCCCGCCTGCGCGCCGAGGACCTCTCGGTCGCCTACGGCCGCACCCCGGTTCTGGACCGGCTCAGCGCCGCGATACCGGATGGCGCCCTGACCGTGATCGCCGGACCCAACGGCTGCGGCAAGTCCACCCTGCTGCGGACACTGGCGCGGCTGCAGCGCGCCGGCAGCGGCCAGGCGGTGCTGGACGGCAAGGCGATCCACAGCCAGCGCAGCCGCTCGGTGGCGCAGCGGCTGGCGATCCTGCCGCAGTCCCCCTCTGCGCCCGAAGGCCTGACGGTGGGCGACCTCGCGGCGCGCGGCCGCACCCCCTACCAGTCGGCGCTGCGGCAGTGGTCGCGACAGGATGCCGCCGCGGTGGCGCAGGCGCTGGAACTGACCGGCATGACCGCGCTGGCCGGGCGGCCGCTGGACAGCCTGTCCGGCGGCCAGCGCCAGCGCGCCTGGATCGCCATGGCCCTGGCGCAGGACACCGGGATCCTGCTGCTGGATGAGCCGACCACCTATCTGGACCTGCCGCATCAGATCGAACTGCTGAAGCTGGTGCAGAAACTGAACCGGGAGACCGGCCGCACGGTGGCGATGGTGCTGCACGACATCAACCTGGCCGCCCGCTTTGCCAGCCATGTGATCGCGCTCAAGGACGGCCGCGTCCATTGCCAGGGCGCGCCCGAAGAGGTTGTCACCGAGGCGGTGATGCAATCGGTCTTCGGGCTTGCCTGCCAGATCATCACCGACCCGGTGCATGGCAACCCGCATGTCATCCCCCTGTGA
- the fabB gene encoding beta-ketoacyl-ACP synthase I yields MRRVVVTGLGIVSSIGNNAEEVLASLKAGKSGIVASPEMAEHGFRSQVAGTLKIDTAQHVDKRTLRFMGPGAAYAHIAMSQAIADAGLGEDQVVNERTGLVAGSGGPSTSAMLAAHQTVLKSGATKRIGPFAVPKCMSSTISANLATAFKIKGINYSITSACSTSLHCIGNAAEQIMMGKQDVMFAGGGEELDWTLSCLFDAMGAMSSKKNDDPARASRAFDQDRDGFVISGGGGIVVLEDLEHALARGAKIYAEVTGFAATSDGHDMVAPSGEGGERAMRLALSTLPEGRKVDYINAHGTSTPVGDVGEVEAARRVFGEGKVPPISSTKSMTGHAQGAAGALEAIFCLLMLDNDFITPSINVDTLAEGILPGEIATDLVENAGLDSVMTNSFGFGGTNGSMVLSKYKE; encoded by the coding sequence ATGCGCCGCGTCGTCGTCACCGGTTTGGGGATCGTTTCCTCCATCGGGAACAATGCCGAAGAGGTTCTTGCCTCGCTCAAGGCCGGCAAATCCGGCATCGTAGCCAGCCCGGAAATGGCCGAGCACGGCTTCCGCAGCCAGGTGGCCGGCACGCTGAAAATCGATACCGCCCAGCATGTGGACAAGCGCACCCTGCGGTTCATGGGCCCAGGCGCCGCCTATGCCCATATCGCCATGAGCCAGGCGATTGCCGATGCGGGTCTCGGCGAAGACCAGGTGGTGAACGAGCGCACCGGTCTGGTGGCAGGCTCCGGCGGCCCGTCTACTTCGGCCATGCTGGCGGCGCATCAGACCGTGCTGAAGTCCGGCGCAACCAAGCGCATCGGTCCCTTTGCAGTGCCGAAATGCATGTCCTCGACGATCTCCGCGAACCTTGCGACCGCCTTCAAGATCAAAGGCATCAACTATTCGATCACTTCGGCCTGCTCGACCTCGCTGCACTGCATCGGCAATGCTGCCGAGCAGATCATGATGGGCAAGCAGGACGTGATGTTTGCCGGCGGCGGCGAGGAGCTGGACTGGACCCTGTCCTGCCTGTTCGACGCGATGGGCGCGATGTCCTCGAAAAAGAACGACGACCCGGCAAGGGCCTCGCGCGCTTTTGACCAGGACCGCGACGGCTTCGTGATCTCGGGCGGCGGCGGCATCGTGGTGCTGGAGGATCTGGAGCATGCGCTGGCCCGCGGCGCGAAAATCTACGCCGAAGTGACCGGCTTTGCGGCCACCTCGGACGGCCACGACATGGTGGCGCCCTCCGGCGAAGGCGGCGAGCGGGCGATGCGCCTGGCGCTGTCCACCCTGCCCGAGGGACGAAAAGTCGACTACATCAACGCGCATGGCACCTCGACCCCGGTTGGCGACGTGGGTGAAGTCGAAGCTGCCCGCCGCGTTTTCGGCGAAGGCAAGGTGCCGCCAATCTCCTCGACCAAATCGATGACCGGCCACGCCCAGGGCGCCGCCGGCGCGCTGGAGGCGATCTTCTGCCTGCTGATGCTGGACAATGATTTCATCACCCCGTCGATCAATGTCGACACCCTCGCCGAAGGCATCCTGCCGGGCGAGATTGCCACCGATCTGGTGGAAAACGCCGGCCTCGATTCGGTGATGACCAACAGCTTCGGCTTTGGCGGCACCAATGGCTCGATGGTTCTGAGCAAGTACAAGGAATAA
- a CDS encoding LysR family transcriptional regulator, whose amino-acid sequence MLYLTLRHYEYICAVARHGSLSAAAEAVHVSQPALSAALSRIEERLGHALFLRRRGAALALTPAGRRFADRAQALLDQAVRLENPESTGAAQKLVLVCFSDLAPFLLAPALKALREALPEVEVSHRACGFAPLITALTEGAADLAITYDLGLDAGFGRAELDRIAPHALIPPEHGLAGRSGITLEELAEHPLVLSQEGMSVQHMLGLFKTQGLVPRIAHRAESLELLRSLAANGEGVGISYSLPPGGMSYDGKPLCSVRVTDPAAQEPVILAAHAQLPETSPAFLAHGILRDALSAGRSDLAQADHHID is encoded by the coding sequence ATGTTATATCTGACCCTGCGCCATTACGAATACATCTGCGCCGTGGCCCGCCACGGCAGCCTGTCGGCAGCAGCCGAGGCGGTGCATGTGAGCCAGCCTGCTCTCTCCGCCGCACTCAGCCGGATCGAGGAGCGTCTGGGGCACGCGCTGTTCCTGCGCCGCCGCGGCGCGGCGCTGGCGCTGACCCCCGCGGGCCGCCGGTTCGCGGATCGGGCTCAGGCGCTGCTGGATCAGGCGGTGCGGCTGGAAAATCCGGAAAGTACAGGTGCCGCGCAGAAACTGGTGCTGGTCTGTTTCTCGGATCTCGCACCGTTTCTGCTGGCCCCTGCCCTGAAAGCCCTGCGCGAAGCCCTTCCGGAGGTGGAGGTCAGCCACCGCGCCTGCGGGTTTGCACCGCTGATCACCGCGCTCACCGAGGGCGCGGCGGATCTGGCCATCACCTATGACCTGGGGCTGGATGCCGGTTTCGGCCGGGCCGAACTCGACCGGATTGCGCCGCACGCGCTGATACCGCCCGAGCATGGGCTGGCCGGGCGCAGCGGCATAACTCTGGAAGAACTGGCGGAGCATCCGCTGGTCCTTTCGCAGGAAGGCATGTCGGTGCAGCATATGCTGGGGCTGTTCAAAACGCAGGGGCTGGTGCCGCGGATTGCGCACCGGGCGGAGTCGCTGGAGCTGCTGCGCAGCCTGGCCGCCAATGGCGAGGGTGTGGGCATCAGCTACAGCCTGCCGCCCGGCGGGATGAGCTATGACGGCAAACCCTTATGCTCCGTGCGTGTCACTGATCCGGCGGCGCAAGAGCCGGTGATTCTCGCCGCGCATGCGCAATTGCCGGAGACCTCTCCGGCGTTCCTGGCGCATGGCATTCTGCGGGACGCGCTGAGCGCCGGCCGGTCAGACCTTGCGCAGGCGGATCACCACATCGACTGA
- a CDS encoding cell envelope integrity protein TolA: MKRTAEFTLFAGIAALIHVALFASAPDSGVHSSGAGGSEMISVQAADATVARMVEAWERPLLAQPQLAPDPAPPLQAPAAPELPQFDLARAPQAAAQIALAEPAPAEPPVADTAPPPPPPPERKPAPAAKPRPKPQPAQKPEPQQARKAEQTTAGRAEQRAAGSGGGAQTGQSGDAAAATARAGQQAKLQTIWGAKIRTRIERRKRYPSGASGKGTVVVRLTVARSGQLLSHRIARSSGNAALDQAALKAVLRAGKFPAAPKELGLSQLSFNLPMSFSR, encoded by the coding sequence ATGAAGCGGACCGCGGAATTTACCCTTTTTGCCGGGATCGCGGCGCTGATCCATGTCGCGCTGTTTGCCTCGGCACCGGACTCCGGCGTGCACTCCAGCGGTGCCGGCGGCAGCGAAATGATCTCGGTTCAGGCGGCCGATGCCACCGTTGCCCGGATGGTGGAAGCCTGGGAGCGCCCGCTGCTGGCGCAGCCGCAGCTGGCGCCCGATCCGGCGCCGCCGCTGCAAGCGCCGGCCGCGCCGGAGCTGCCGCAGTTCGACCTCGCACGGGCGCCGCAGGCGGCGGCGCAGATCGCGCTTGCCGAGCCTGCCCCCGCCGAGCCGCCGGTGGCGGATACCGCACCGCCGCCCCCGCCGCCGCCAGAGCGCAAGCCCGCCCCCGCAGCCAAGCCCCGGCCCAAGCCGCAACCGGCGCAGAAGCCCGAGCCGCAGCAGGCCCGCAAGGCCGAACAGACCACCGCCGGGCGCGCCGAGCAGCGTGCGGCCGGATCCGGCGGCGGGGCGCAGACCGGGCAGTCCGGCGACGCGGCAGCTGCCACGGCCCGGGCCGGGCAGCAGGCCAAGCTGCAGACCATCTGGGGAGCCAAAATCCGCACCCGCATCGAACGCCGCAAGCGTTATCCATCCGGCGCAAGCGGCAAGGGCACGGTCGTGGTGCGTCTCACCGTTGCCCGGTCGGGCCAGCTGCTGAGCCACCGGATCGCCAGATCCTCCGGCAATGCCGCCCTTGATCAGGCGGCACTGAAGGCCGTCCTCCGGGCTGGCAAGTTTCCTGCCGCGCCCAAGGAACTCGGCCTCAGCCAGCTCAGCTTCAACCTGCCGATGAGCTTCTCGCGATAG
- a CDS encoding ExbD/TolR family protein — MQFTQAPKPRRKPSLTPMIDVVFLLLVFFMLASRFGSDAVLQLPLAGQGGAYTGPPRLIGIGTGNLDVNGVPVADSNLTQALAPLMESPGDMLVLRGRDGASLQRITDVTGLLQQAGYSNFVLVE; from the coding sequence ATGCAGTTCACCCAAGCCCCGAAACCCCGGCGCAAGCCGAGCCTGACGCCGATGATCGACGTGGTGTTCCTGCTGCTGGTGTTCTTCATGCTGGCTTCGCGCTTTGGCTCGGACGCGGTGCTGCAGCTGCCGCTGGCGGGCCAGGGCGGCGCCTATACCGGGCCGCCGCGGCTGATCGGCATCGGCACGGGCAACCTGGACGTCAACGGCGTTCCGGTCGCGGACAGCAATCTGACCCAGGCGCTGGCGCCGCTGATGGAAAGCCCCGGCGACATGCTGGTGCTGCGCGGCCGCGACGGCGCCAGCCTGCAGCGCATCACCGATGTGACCGGCCTGCTGCAGCAGGCCGGCTACAGCAATTTCGTGCTGGTGGAATGA
- a CDS encoding phytanoyl-CoA dioxygenase family protein yields the protein MVHPLITPEHVEQYQRDGVVLIRGLFSDQAELLRAGVAANMENPGPYASNNEKAGQTGKFFDDYCNWTLIPEFQQAIEHSPVAEVAADLMQSSSVQLFHDHVLVKEPGTSMATPWHQDGPYYFVEGQQTISFWSPLDEVKEATLRCVAGSHKWEKEVLPTRWVSEEGFFADEGQYMPVPDPDAEGMTVLEYPMQPGDAVAFNYKTLHGARGNTSATRRRAFSLRLVGDDARYVERPGPTSPPFPGHGMQPGQRLREDWFPILLQR from the coding sequence ATGGTCCACCCCCTCATCACCCCGGAACATGTTGAGCAGTACCAGCGCGATGGTGTCGTCCTCATCCGCGGCCTGTTTTCGGATCAGGCCGAGCTGCTGCGTGCAGGCGTCGCCGCCAACATGGAGAACCCGGGGCCTTATGCCTCGAACAATGAAAAAGCCGGCCAGACCGGGAAGTTCTTTGATGATTACTGCAACTGGACCCTCATCCCCGAGTTCCAGCAGGCAATCGAACACTCGCCGGTGGCCGAAGTCGCCGCCGATCTGATGCAGTCCTCTTCGGTGCAATTGTTCCACGACCACGTTCTGGTCAAGGAACCGGGCACCTCGATGGCGACCCCCTGGCACCAGGACGGGCCCTATTATTTTGTCGAAGGGCAGCAGACCATCAGCTTCTGGTCGCCGCTGGATGAGGTGAAGGAGGCGACCCTGCGCTGCGTCGCCGGTTCGCACAAGTGGGAAAAAGAGGTGCTGCCCACCCGCTGGGTGTCGGAGGAAGGTTTCTTTGCCGACGAAGGCCAGTACATGCCGGTCCCCGATCCGGATGCCGAGGGCATGACGGTGCTGGAATACCCGATGCAGCCGGGCGATGCGGTCGCCTTCAACTACAAGACCCTGCACGGCGCCCGCGGCAACACCTCTGCCACCCGCCGCCGCGCCTTCTCGCTGCGGCTGGTGGGGGATGATGCGCGTTACGTGGAACGCCCGGGTCCGACCTCGCCGCCGTTTCCGGGGCATGGCATGCAGCCCGGCCAGCGCCTGCGCGAGGACTGGTTCCCGATCCTGCTGCAGCGGTAA
- a CDS encoding radical SAM protein, with the protein MKDLAPAPDLTPETAQPDLPAKPPALHERALHLLARLLPLSFFRRPPKIIIIDATNSCNLRCPVCPVTFAMQRKRGMMKPAVFRKIIDDFKDQPEKPAIYFSFSGEPTLHKDLPDFIAYAHDNGHDTYLSTNATRLTPGMSERLVRSGLARVNLCMDGFSKEAQETYRVNSDFDKVKASIEEFLTIKKDLGSKTPVTVLQTLLTSYSEPQMDEMEAWAREAGFDRVRFKTFSIGSYTSADQKREFAHFLPRQKKLRRHPRHTSHAMCTVPLFQSVVFWNGDLGLCCIDYDQVIQLPNVEQDGFLAAYRSDEAARARKRGFLKQFGICKTCSFSNAENMGIRRDLKQ; encoded by the coding sequence ATGAAAGATCTCGCCCCCGCGCCGGACCTGACGCCGGAGACCGCGCAGCCGGACCTTCCCGCCAAGCCGCCCGCCCTGCATGAACGGGCCCTGCATCTGCTGGCGCGGCTGCTGCCGCTGTCGTTTTTCCGCCGTCCGCCCAAGATCATCATCATCGACGCCACCAACAGCTGCAACCTGCGCTGCCCGGTCTGTCCGGTGACCTTTGCCATGCAGCGCAAGCGCGGGATGATGAAGCCGGCGGTGTTCCGCAAGATCATCGACGATTTCAAGGATCAGCCGGAAAAGCCCGCGATCTATTTCAGCTTCTCGGGTGAGCCGACCCTGCACAAGGATCTGCCGGATTTCATCGCCTACGCGCATGACAATGGCCACGACACCTATCTGTCGACCAACGCAACCCGGCTGACACCCGGGATGAGCGAACGGCTGGTCCGCTCCGGCCTCGCACGGGTGAACCTCTGCATGGACGGGTTTTCCAAGGAGGCGCAGGAGACCTACCGGGTCAATTCCGACTTTGACAAGGTCAAGGCCAGCATCGAGGAATTCCTGACCATCAAGAAGGACCTGGGTTCCAAGACCCCGGTGACCGTGCTGCAGACGCTGCTGACCAGCTACTCCGAACCGCAGATGGACGAGATGGAGGCCTGGGCGCGCGAGGCGGGCTTTGACCGGGTGCGGTTCAAGACCTTTTCGATCGGCTCCTATACCTCTGCCGACCAGAAACGCGAGTTTGCCCATTTCCTGCCGCGCCAGAAGAAACTGCGCCGGCATCCGCGCCACACCAGCCACGCGATGTGCACGGTGCCGCTGTTCCAATCGGTGGTGTTCTGGAACGGCGACCTCGGCCTGTGCTGCATCGACTACGACCAGGTGATCCAGCTGCCCAACGTGGAGCAGGACGGCTTTCTCGCTGCCTACCGGTCGGACGAGGCCGCCCGTGCCCGCAAACGCGGGTTCCTGAAGCAGTTCGGCATCTGCAAGACCTGCTCCTTCTCCAACGCCGAAAACATGGGCATCCGCCGCGACCTGAAGCAGTAG
- a CDS encoding siderophore-interacting protein, with the protein MTPPPVFPLESRALLPGMSPAALRRMLLQQAQEHGLPVVEDSPERVTVEVPGFGHYRMAAHGSAAEAGVAAALPDRLFMLQEGLAEHLKTLQPGAAGALQWSGASAAGSLPPNVHFTTVRSVTPVGRCFLRVRVQGGDLSGFREDAIHFRLLLPPPGCAEPEWPKLGSNGAAQWPKGDKALHRPVYTTRWICHESAQMEFDIFLHDGGRAAEWARQAAAGDQLAIAGPGGGGIPRASRLLICADETALPAAARILQSLPAGSRGKATLMAAGGADCGYPVAAPEGVEVTWIRREDGGSLAARAVAERERHPGRFLWFGGEKAEAQRVRQAVKAARAEPANSYIAAYWSMS; encoded by the coding sequence ATGACGCCCCCCCCGGTCTTTCCGCTGGAATCCCGCGCCCTTCTGCCGGGTATGTCCCCCGCCGCGCTGCGCCGGATGCTGCTGCAGCAGGCACAGGAGCATGGGCTGCCGGTGGTCGAAGACAGCCCTGAGCGTGTCACGGTCGAGGTGCCCGGTTTCGGGCATTACCGGATGGCCGCCCACGGCAGCGCGGCTGAGGCCGGCGTGGCGGCGGCGCTGCCGGACCGCCTCTTCATGCTGCAGGAAGGGCTGGCGGAGCATCTGAAGACGCTGCAGCCGGGAGCGGCCGGGGCCCTGCAATGGTCCGGCGCCAGTGCCGCCGGAAGCTTGCCGCCGAACGTGCATTTCACCACCGTCCGCTCGGTCACTCCGGTGGGCCGCTGTTTTCTGCGGGTCCGGGTGCAGGGCGGCGATTTGTCGGGGTTCCGGGAGGATGCCATTCATTTCCGGCTGCTGCTGCCGCCGCCCGGCTGCGCCGAACCGGAATGGCCGAAGCTGGGCAGCAATGGCGCGGCGCAGTGGCCCAAGGGGGACAAGGCGCTGCACCGGCCGGTCTATACAACCCGCTGGATCTGCCATGAGAGCGCACAGATGGAGTTCGATATCTTCCTGCACGACGGCGGCCGCGCGGCCGAATGGGCCCGGCAGGCTGCGGCTGGCGATCAGCTGGCCATAGCCGGCCCCGGCGGCGGTGGCATCCCCCGGGCCTCGCGCCTGCTGATCTGCGCCGATGAGACCGCCCTGCCCGCCGCCGCCCGCATCCTGCAGAGCCTGCCCGCCGGCAGCCGCGGCAAGGCCACTCTGATGGCCGCCGGCGGCGCGGATTGCGGCTATCCGGTTGCGGCGCCCGAAGGGGTCGAAGTCACCTGGATCCGCCGCGAGGACGGCGGCAGCCTTGCCGCGCGCGCTGTGGCCGAGCGCGAACGCCATCCCGGCCGCTTCCTGTGGTTCGGCGGCGAAAAGGCGGAGGCCCAGCGCGTCCGCCAGGCGGTCAAGGCGGCCCGGGCCGAACCTGCAAACAGTTACATCGCAGCCTATTGGAGCATGTCATGA
- a CDS encoding FecCD family ABC transporter permease codes for MTWTLRISGLSLQISRHSLLAGLAAAAVLAAAAGLALLLGSYPLSLAGILDALLGKGGGLHRLIVLDLRLPRILAALGAGAAFGLSGAMFQVMMRNPLAAPDVIGFNAGASCGALCAMMLTGGMVLPGAIAGALLTAAAVTLLAWKDGLPPERLILTGVGASLALAAAADLLMSRMDVLSAADMAQWLAGSLNARTWRDAALVWSGLAVLAPVVLWLHFPLARLAMDDGIATGLGLPLARLRLAVTATGILLAALAVSTAGPLPFVAFAAGPIARRLIPGGRPALLGAAACGALITLLADCAARAVPAVQLPAGVFTALIGAPLLLWLLIAHVRKGAL; via the coding sequence ATGACCTGGACCCTGCGGATTTCCGGCCTGTCGCTGCAGATCTCCCGGCACAGCCTGCTGGCCGGGCTGGCGGCGGCCGCCGTGCTGGCGGCTGCGGCGGGGCTGGCGCTGCTGCTGGGCAGCTACCCCTTGAGCCTGGCCGGGATTCTGGATGCGCTGCTGGGCAAAGGCGGCGGATTGCACCGGCTGATCGTGCTGGATCTGCGGCTGCCGCGCATCCTGGCCGCGCTGGGGGCGGGCGCCGCATTCGGACTGTCGGGTGCGATGTTCCAGGTGATGATGCGCAATCCGCTGGCGGCCCCCGATGTGATCGGCTTCAATGCCGGCGCCAGCTGCGGCGCGCTGTGCGCGATGATGCTGACCGGCGGCATGGTGCTGCCCGGCGCCATCGCCGGTGCGCTGCTGACCGCGGCTGCCGTCACCCTGCTGGCCTGGAAAGACGGGCTGCCGCCGGAGCGGCTGATCCTGACCGGTGTCGGCGCCAGCCTGGCGCTGGCCGCCGCCGCCGATCTGCTGATGAGCCGGATGGACGTGCTGAGTGCTGCCGACATGGCGCAGTGGCTGGCCGGGTCTCTGAATGCCCGCACCTGGCGGGACGCGGCGCTGGTCTGGAGCGGACTGGCGGTACTGGCGCCGGTGGTGCTGTGGCTGCATTTCCCGCTGGCCCGGCTGGCGATGGACGACGGCATCGCCACCGGCCTTGGCCTGCCGCTGGCGCGCCTGCGGCTGGCGGTGACCGCAACCGGTATCCTGCTGGCAGCGCTTGCCGTCAGCACCGCCGGGCCGCTGCCCTTCGTGGCCTTTGCCGCGGGCCCGATTGCCCGCCGCCTGATCCCCGGCGGCAGGCCCGCGCTGCTGGGCGCCGCGGCCTGCGGCGCGCTGATCACCCTGCTGGCCGACTGTGCCGCGCGCGCGGTCCCCGCGGTGCAGCTGCCCGCCGGCGTCTTTACCGCACTGATCGGCGCGCCGCTGCTGCTGTGGCTGCTGATCGCCCATGTCCGCAAAGGAGCCCTGTGA
- a CDS encoding MotA/TolQ/ExbB proton channel family protein: protein MISRMSAALAALLLVASWAAAQDAPAAPVPEIAQDAPDSALPVLPAAPPVPAAPENTGAPAAALEGQPAPVAAAGPAAPKDLAQAARGASAKALKFLRDGGPSIWAIAALSVITLTLILWKIWRLALIGAWSRGKAGQAVAAYERGETEAALAIVKGRIGIRSKVAAAALTAAAALPEDRAREETARVAKLHLASAGAGLGALELIATIAPLLGLLGTVLGMISAFQALQAAGSRADPALLAGGIWEALLTTAAGMAVAIPASAALTWFEAVITRIRRDIEDSATRIFVARQPQALKLAAE, encoded by the coding sequence ATGATCTCTCGTATGTCCGCAGCGCTTGCTGCCCTTCTGCTCGTGGCGTCCTGGGCGGCCGCACAGGATGCCCCTGCCGCACCGGTGCCGGAAATTGCGCAGGATGCGCCTGACAGCGCCCTGCCCGTGCTGCCTGCCGCGCCCCCCGTTCCGGCAGCGCCGGAAAACACCGGAGCCCCCGCCGCCGCGCTGGAAGGCCAGCCGGCTCCGGTTGCCGCCGCCGGACCTGCGGCGCCGAAGGACCTCGCGCAGGCTGCGCGCGGCGCATCCGCCAAGGCGCTGAAGTTCCTGCGCGACGGCGGCCCGTCGATCTGGGCGATTGCGGCGCTGTCGGTGATAACGCTCACGCTGATCCTGTGGAAGATCTGGCGGCTGGCCCTGATCGGCGCCTGGTCGCGCGGCAAGGCCGGACAGGCCGTGGCCGCCTATGAGCGCGGCGAAACAGAGGCGGCGCTGGCCATCGTCAAGGGCCGCATCGGAATCCGCTCCAAGGTTGCCGCCGCCGCCTTGACGGCAGCGGCCGCTCTGCCCGAGGACCGCGCCCGCGAAGAGACCGCGCGGGTCGCCAAGCTGCATCTGGCCAGTGCCGGCGCCGGGCTTGGCGCGCTGGAGCTGATTGCCACCATCGCGCCGCTGTTGGGCCTGCTGGGCACCGTGCTGGGCATGATCTCCGCCTTCCAGGCGCTGCAGGCGGCAGGATCCAGGGCCGATCCCGCGCTGCTGGCCGGGGGCATCTGGGAAGCCCTGCTGACAACTGCGGCCGGCATGGCGGTGGCAATCCCCGCCTCGGCAGCGCTGACCTGGTTCGAGGCGGTGATCACCCGCATCCGCCGCGACATCGAGGACAGCGCCACCCGCATCTTTGTCGCCCGGCAGCCGCAGGCCCTGAAGCTGGCAGCAGAATAG